Proteins encoded in a region of the uncultured Paludibaculum sp. genome:
- a CDS encoding IS4 family transposase codes for MLQAASLFNQLLHHFPRNEFAALVKKHGAERSAKGFTCWTQFVSMLFCQLGRADSLREICNGLSCCLGKLVHLGIAKAPRRSTLSYANEHRPAALFEDLFWTSLARFRDSGALGQRQHKFRFKNKLLSLDSTTITLCLSLFPWAKYRRAKGGVKAHVLLDHDDYLPAYVLLTEARRSDVKMADSFLLNPGSIVAMDRGYNDYALFGRWTKAGVFFVTRLKDDAQFEIVEERTRPQNSAICVDQIIRLTSAKGRAGCPHLLRRVVVWVPEKDDVIVLLTNHLEFGATTIAAIYKDRWKLELFFKAIKQNLTVKTFVGTSENALRIQIWTALIALLLLKWLHHLSRANWSLSNLASLLRLNLFTYRELTKWLNDPLETPPLPPPPQQLTLALC; via the coding sequence ATCCTACAAGCCGCCAGTCTCTTCAATCAACTGCTGCACCACTTCCCCCGCAACGAGTTCGCCGCTCTCGTCAAGAAGCACGGCGCCGAACGCTCCGCCAAGGGCTTCACCTGCTGGACCCAGTTCGTTTCCATGCTCTTCTGCCAACTCGGCCGCGCCGACTCCCTTCGCGAGATCTGCAACGGGCTCAGTTGCTGCCTCGGCAAACTCGTGCACCTCGGCATCGCCAAAGCGCCCCGCCGTTCCACCCTTTCCTATGCCAATGAACACCGCCCTGCCGCCCTGTTCGAGGATCTCTTCTGGACCTCGCTGGCCCGCTTCCGCGACAGTGGGGCCCTCGGCCAGCGCCAACACAAGTTCCGCTTCAAAAACAAGTTGCTCAGTCTGGACTCGACCACCATTACTCTGTGTCTGAGCCTGTTCCCCTGGGCGAAGTACCGTCGCGCCAAAGGCGGAGTGAAGGCGCATGTCCTCCTTGATCACGACGACTACCTCCCTGCCTATGTGCTGCTCACCGAAGCCCGCCGGAGCGATGTCAAAATGGCCGACTCCTTCCTGCTCAATCCCGGCTCCATCGTCGCCATGGATCGCGGCTACAACGACTACGCCCTGTTTGGCCGCTGGACGAAGGCCGGCGTCTTCTTCGTGACCCGGCTGAAAGACGATGCCCAGTTTGAGATTGTCGAGGAGCGGACAAGGCCGCAGAACAGCGCGATCTGTGTCGACCAGATCATCCGTCTCACTTCGGCCAAAGGCCGCGCCGGCTGCCCGCATCTGCTACGCCGCGTCGTGGTCTGGGTCCCCGAAAAGGACGATGTCATCGTGCTCCTCACCAACCATCTGGAGTTCGGCGCGACGACCATTGCCGCCATCTACAAGGACCGCTGGAAACTGGAATTGTTTTTTAAGGCGATCAAGCAAAACTTGACCGTGAAGACCTTCGTTGGCACCAGCGAGAACGCTCTCCGCATCCAGATTTGGACAGCCCTGATCGCTCTGCTGTTGTTGAAGTGGCTGCATCACCTCTCCCGCGCCAACTGGTCCTTGTCCAATCTGGCCTCGTTGCTGCGGCTCAACCTGTTCACCTACCGCGAATTGACGAAATGGCTGAACGATCCGCTCGAAACCCCACCTCTGCCACCGCCGCCGCAGCAATTGACTCTCGCCCTGTGCTGA